The Desulfobacterales bacterium genome segment CGGGATCGTGGCCCGGATGCCGGCCGCGATCGTCAATACCTTTCAACAGGTCAGCATGGGCGAGCGGGCCCTGGTTTTTATCCCGATTCTGCTGGTGATGATGTTGGCGGTGGTCGGGCTGATCATCTTTTTTGAAACCGCGCAGCGGAAGATTCCGATCCAGTACGCCAAGCGGGTGGTCGGCCGGCGGGTCTACGGCGGCCAGAGTTCGCACCTGCCGTTGAAGATCAATGTCGCCGGGGTGATCCCGCCGATTTTTGCCTCCTCGCTGATGGTCTTCCCGGCCACGGTGGGCGGCCTGATCCAGGTTGACTGGGTGCAGCGGATAGCGGCCATGCTCTCGCCCGGGACCATTTATTATTACGTGCCCTATGTGGCCCTGATTGTCTTTTTCTGTTTTTTCTATACCGCGGTCACCTTCAACCCGGTTGATGTCTCGGAGAACCTGAAGAAAAACGGCGGGTTTATTCCGGGGATCCGGCCGGGCAAGAAAACCGCTGATTTTATCGACAAGGCCCTGACCAGGCTGACGGTGATCGGGGCGATCTACGTCAGCGCGGTCTGCGTGCTGCCCACGGTGTTGATCAAGGATTTTAACGTGCCCTTTTATTTTGGCGGCACCGCCCTGCTGATCGTGGTCGGGGTGGCCATTGACACCATTGCCCAGGTTGAGTCGCATCTGGTGATGCGGAACTATGAAGGTTTTGTCAAGAAGGGCAGGGTCAAGGGCAGGCGGTAACGGATTTAAGATAGAAGGTTGCCAGCGGGCGGGCCGAAAAGATTAAAAGGGAATGTGAGGCGTTGCGGGGCATTGATGAGCAGGAGTAAGGCGGCCTCCACAGCCAAGAGCATAACCCTGAAGAGTCCGGCCGAGCTGGCGATCATGGGCGAGGCCAACACCATTGTGGCCGAGACCCTGAACATGCTGGCGGAGGCGATACGGCCCGGACAGTCCACCTGGCACCTGGATCGGCTGGCCGAGTCCTTTGCCCGGGAGCGGGGTGCCAGGCCCGCCTTTAAGGGGTACCACGGTTTTCCCGGCAGTCTCTGCGTTTCGATTAACGAGCAGGTGGTGCACGGGATTCCCTCGAAAAAGGTGTTGGTCCGGGAGGGCGATATCGTCAGCATTGATTTTGGGGTCCTGTATAAGGGCTATTACGGCGATGCCGCGGTAACCCTGCCGGCGGGCGCGATTGATTCCCGGAAGAGCGATCTTCTCAAGGTTACCCGTGAGTCCCTGTACAAGGGGATTGAGGCGGTGCGGGTGGGAAACCGGGTGAGCGATATCTCCCGCGCGGTCCAGGGCCATGTCGAGTCCCGCGGTTTTTCAGTGGTCAGGCAGTTTGTCGGCCATGGAATCGGCACGGCCCTGCATGAGGCCCCGGAGATTCCCAATTTCGTTGCCAACACCGGCAGCCAGCGATTGCTGGCCGGGATGGTGCTGGCCATCGAACCGATGGTCAACATGGGCGGCCATGAGGTGCGGGTGCTCAAGGACGGCTGGACGGTAATTGCCGCCGACCGGTTGCCGTCGGCCCATTTCGAACACTCGGTTGCGGTGACCGATGCCGGCCCGGTGATCCTGAGCAGGGCTGTCCGGGACGGACGGCGATGAAAAAAACTGTTTTTTTCTTGCAAAGTAGGTTATAAAGTCTCGTTTCACGAGATGCGCGGTCAAGGGCTGCGTGCCGGCTGATCGGTTGGCCGGATTATTTTCAGGAAACCCACTACAGGGTAGGGACGGTATGCCTAAAGAAGAAGCCATTCAGGTCGAAGGCACAATAGTCGAACCGCTGCCCAACGCCATGTTTCGGGTTGAACTCGAAAACGGCCATAAGGTGCTTGCCCATATCTCCGGCAAGATGCGGATGCATTTTATTAAGATACTCCCCGGTGATCAGGTGACGGTCGAGTTGTCGCCCTATGATCTCAGCCGCGGCCGGATTACCTTCCGGGCCCGGAAATAGCAAAACCGGTGGGCTTGGATACTTGAAA includes the following:
- the infA gene encoding translation initiation factor IF-1, which codes for MPKEEAIQVEGTIVEPLPNAMFRVELENGHKVLAHISGKMRMHFIKILPGDQVTVELSPYDLSRGRITFRARK
- the secY gene encoding preprotein translocase subunit SecY, with amino-acid sequence MIGSGFKNTANIPELRRRVIFTLLMLAVYRVGVQIPTPGINGEALAAFFAKNADTIFGMFNMFSGGALENFSIFALGIMPYISASIIIQLLTVVIPQLEAWKKEGESGRRKITKYTRYGTVGLSLVQGLFISVGLEGMTGPGGEAIVLYPGWPFKLMTIITLTSGTAFIMWLGEQMTERGIGNGISLIIFAGIVARMPAAIVNTFQQVSMGERALVFIPILLVMMLAVVGLIIFFETAQRKIPIQYAKRVVGRRVYGGQSSHLPLKINVAGVIPPIFASSLMVFPATVGGLIQVDWVQRIAAMLSPGTIYYYVPYVALIVFFCFFYTAVTFNPVDVSENLKKNGGFIPGIRPGKKTADFIDKALTRLTVIGAIYVSAVCVLPTVLIKDFNVPFYFGGTALLIVVGVAIDTIAQVESHLVMRNYEGFVKKGRVKGRR
- the map gene encoding type I methionyl aminopeptidase → MSRSKAASTAKSITLKSPAELAIMGEANTIVAETLNMLAEAIRPGQSTWHLDRLAESFARERGARPAFKGYHGFPGSLCVSINEQVVHGIPSKKVLVREGDIVSIDFGVLYKGYYGDAAVTLPAGAIDSRKSDLLKVTRESLYKGIEAVRVGNRVSDISRAVQGHVESRGFSVVRQFVGHGIGTALHEAPEIPNFVANTGSQRLLAGMVLAIEPMVNMGGHEVRVLKDGWTVIAADRLPSAHFEHSVAVTDAGPVILSRAVRDGRR